The genomic DNA GCACTTCCACCTCCCACACCAGCTGGGGCACGAAGAGGCTCTGGGGGACAGATCCTGGGGATGCCAATCCCTTCCTGGCTCAATCCCTCCCTGcaccatccctgtccccacctgtaGTTCCAGAGCAGCTTAGTGATGAACTGTGGATTGTATCCTCCACTCGACTTCTTGTACAGGGGATTGTGCAGCATCAGCCTCTCCAGCAGTGAGGTGCCTGTGCCCAGTGATATCCTGTGGCTCCCCACAAGGCCACTGAGCCCCTGTGGGGTACCTGCagcactcccagctccctccctaCTCACCCAAACCATGCTGGATAGCCAGTGGTGAGGTCAGGACAGGGCCCAGCTGCTTGGGGTCTcctgccagcaccagctgcCCCCCATTGGGGTTGGTCTCCTGATCCATGGGAGCCAGGAGTCCTGGGAACAGGGAGAGCTCAGTGGGGGATGGAAGGACCCCAGGCCATGCCAGAGATGCTGGTCCTTGGGACAGCACTCACCCGCAATGGCAACCAGGCTCTCCGGCTCTACCGCGTGGCCACACTCATCAATGAAGACGTGGGAGAAAAACCCAGGGGGGAAGTTGGCTGACaccagcctggaggagagatGGAATGAGGGTGTCTCAGCATCCTGCCCCACCTGgccatcctttttttcccaccctTCATCCTCATTCTCCCACGGAGGAGGGATTTCACCCCCTGTTGCCTGCCCTCGTCCAACCCCTCCCTGCTGAATCCCAGAGGGACTGTCTTCACAGCCTGGCTGCAAGGCAGCCCTGGGTCCACCTGCCACAGATGCTGGGGACAATCCCAGCTCCTCTGACCTTCCTGCTGTCACCAGTGTGGTGATGATAATCCGGTACTGCCTCAGGCTCTCCTTGCTTGGGTACACgtagctgctctgctcatcATCCCAgttgcagcagggctggagcacaggCATTGGATGAggtcccactgtcccaggggaTGCCAGCCCAGGTGTGCTGTCAGGATTTCAGGGTGCAGGGGCAGGGACCTACCATGATATCGGTGGGTACTTCCCtggggctcctggagctggcgaTGAGCCTGTAGACATTCTCAGGGGCAATGTCCTtgatgaggcactggcacagcaggTCTGTGGCACTGTTGGAGGGGGCACAGGCCAAGATACGGGCGTCCTTGAAGCAAGTCCACACCTGGGTGGGAGGAGGAGGCAACAGCATTGAGCCCCATACCAAGAGTGGGAAGCAATGCTCGGGGTTGGATTTGGGCACCTACCGCTCACCTGCTTGATGGCCTCTACCACAGTGACCGTCTTGCCAGTGCCAGGGGGGCCAAAGATGAGGTATGGGGCTGGCCGGGACATCCCTGTCACGATGTGGGTCACGGCTTTGCACTGCTCCTCGTTGGTCTCCAGCTTGCGGTTAAACCAcctgtgggagcagagctgcgCTGCTGGAGCGCCATCACCTCCATCCCCCAGACCCTCCCACCCTGCACAGCTGGGGACTCACCGGGGCTGGAAGGGGCCTGGGAACAGGGACTTGtggcaggaggcagaggggaagaggaggctgaACAAGCCACGGCGCATGGCCAGGACTGCAGCCCGATGCTGGACCTGCAGTGGCAGCCGGTTGAAGGTGAAGGTCACATCGAACTTCAGGTTGTTCACAAACTTCTTCTGCAGCCTGGGAAGGAATGGTGTGAGCAGAGCACGGGGCACTCTTCCATGTCCTCCTGGCCCTTTCCAACCCGCTCCTGGCCTTTGGCATCTCTGAGAAAGGCTGCTGGGACCAGACATCACTCACTTGGAGGAGAAGCCCAGTCTGACCTTCTCCAGCTCCACGCTGTGCACGTAGCCCTTGTACTGGATGAGTGGGGAGTGGTCCCGCTCGCTGCTCAGGTGGGCAAAGAGGTGGTCCCCTCTCAGCAGGGATGGGCGGTTCTCAGCCACGCCAGGCACCTGTGCCAAAAGGCCAGTGTGATGCCAGGCACTCTGGGAGTGCCAGTATTGTGCCAGCACCCCTCATCCCTCACCCCCTACACACATTGAGAACCAGCAGAGCCCTCTCCTGCACCATGGTCACATCCTGCATGTCATAGCGCCGGATGTCCACCTCCATCTGGATCTCCTccaggtgcagcagcagctggaatttcTGGTGGTAGTTCTCAGCCTGCAGAGGTGCTTCCAGCAGCAAGCTGTGGAAGGGCATCAGCTGTGTCAGTGTCCCAGGGATAGCTTGGCACTCAAGGAACGCCTCAGCATTGCTCTCAGCCCTTGGCACTCACCGCATGGcagcccagctggagctggcactGGTGTTGGGTCCAAGCAGAATCGTGTCCTTGAGGCTCTTTGGGTACTGGTAGGTACCCAGAGGGATTTCCCTCTCCAGTTTGTTTTTCAGGGAGCTGGGTAGAAgggacagcagtgctgcagggactACAAAATTGTCCCCTACCCCACTGTCACCAGCCATTGCACAGGGCTGAAGAACTGTCCTGTGGTGCCAGACAGTCAGGAGCTGAACCTTGTCCTGGCTGGAGAACAGGCTGGGTCCTTCTGCTCAGGATGGCAGCGGGTGACTTCACCACATACCTGTCGGGGGGGATGCCATCCTCAGTGATGACTGTGACAAGGCGCTGGAGGCTGGCCTCGTAAGGCTGGAAAGCTGCCGAGGGTCCCAGCTCCTTGGCTAGCTGGCTCTCGGCGATGGCAGCAATGTAGCGTGAGATGCTGAAGGGCTGGTCTGGCTCCTTGGTGAACTCGAAGAACACCACAGCGTTGAAGTGCCCATTGCAGGTGGTGAGGCACCGCACCTGGATGGGGTATGTGGCACCTGCGGGGTGAAGTGGTGAGATGGGGTCCTGCATCCTCTCTGCCAGGCAGGGCATGGGATGGGACCCTACCTGGGTGTAAGAGCAGGGACTGGCCCTGCACTGCCCCTTGCTCGTCGGTGAAGGAGAGCTCCTGGGACTGCTGGCGTGACTGGAAGCGCTGCAGTGTCACCACCTCTGTCCCACAGTTGTGCACCAGGACAGTGACTGTCCGGGGCTCACCCGGCACCACTGGGAAGCGAATATTCCCATTGCCCTGGTCATAGTCTGAGGCGATGTCTACGCCGTGCTTCCCACGAATGAGCTCAGCCCTGCGGGGAGGGAGGGTCAGGCTTTCCCAGCCGGGGTGAGGGAGCCAGGGGCTGTGCTAAGGGGTGCTGCCGATCCTACCACTGCTTGCCATAGATCGGGGGCATTTGTGGagtggagctgagctgctgtcctgAGGCAGACTTGGACATGGATGTCTGTGCATTCCTTCTGGGTCTCCGGTACTGGTCTGCCACCACCACACGCCTCTTCACCTGCAAGGAGCAGCCGGAATCATCGTGGCCCCGGGATCCTGCAGGGGGCTCCTGAGGAGCCAGTCCTAGTGGCCACTGCCCCAGCATGAACTCACCTTGAATTTCACCACCTCCCCTCGCACCTGAACCTGATGGTCTGTCTTCAGTGCGTACAAGATGCAGGAAAACCCGGGTGTCTTTGCATCCGTCCTGTGGAGACAAGGGAGAGGTTTGTGTGGGAGATTGTGGCTCAGCTGAGGTGAGGCAAGTAGGAAGATGAAGCAGGACACTGAGGCTGCAGTGAGGGAGTTCTCAGCAGGCCCCTTCTGCtccagaagaggaagaaggactTGGGCTTCCCACTGGCCTGTGCAAATCTTacatccctgctggctgctccagcaATTCCGTGCTGTGCCATCGCTCCAGCTTTGCCACAGCCGTTCCAGCTGTCTCACTGCATCACTGCCTGGCCCTGACAGCCGGTCCCTCGTGAGCTGAGCTggcacaggcactgtgctcccagAAGCGGTGACTCCCCATGTTCCTCCTCCCAGTCCCACCAGTGCCCCGAGTCCTGGCTTTTCCAATGATAACAGTGGTGATATTGCACAAGGGCCAGAGTGACTGGTGTCAGCAGGGCGAGGGCGAGGGAGTATGGTGGGCAGTGGGTGTCCAAGGCCATCCCCAGGCAGGTGCTGGGGGCCCGTGGAGCTGGGGGTCATCCCAGCAGGGCTTTGGTGAGACAGACGAGCTTGGGGACCCCGGTGATGCTGCTGGGGACCAGCGGTGCTGGCCAGGCACTGGGGATGCCAGCCAAGGGTCTGTCCCAGGTGATGCTGCCCGGGTCTGGCTGAGGGCTCTTACCTGCCCCGGAACTCCTGGTTGTAGATGGTCCGCAGCGTTTCCCGCAGGCTCACCTGCTCCCGGCCCGTGTCCTGCAGGAACTGCACAAACTGATGTCCCCAAAGCCTGGCCTCTGCCACGCTGAACCGCGGCATGCTTGAGCCCAGCTGAGCCGAGATGGTGCCGTGTCGAGGAGTGCCAGATTaatccaggctgggctgggctgggctgggctgggctgggctgagcccgGGCTGGTGGCGCAGGGAGAAACGAA from Poecile atricapillus isolate bPoeAtr1 chromosome 23, bPoeAtr1.hap1, whole genome shotgun sequence includes the following:
- the MOV10 gene encoding helicase MOV-10 isoform X3 produces the protein MPRFSVAEARLWGHQFVQFLQDTGREQVSLRETLRTIYNQEFRGRTDAKTPGFSCILYALKTDHQVQVRGEVVKFKVKRRVVVADQYRRPRRNAQTSMSKSASGQQLSSTPQMPPIYGKQWAELIRGKHGVDIASDYDQGNGNIRFPVVPGEPRTVTVLVHNCGTEVVTLQRFQSRQQSQELSFTDEQGAVQGQSLLLHPGATYPIQVRCLTTCNGHFNAVVFFEFTKEPDQPFSISRYIAAIAESQLAKELGPSAAFQPYEASLQRLVTVITEDGIPPDSSLKNKLEREIPLGTYQYPKSLKDTILLGPNTSASSSWAAMRLLLEAPLQAENYHQKFQLLLHLEEIQMEVDIRRYDMQDVTMVQERALLVLNVPGVAENRPSLLRGDHLFAHLSSERDHSPLIQYKGYVHSVELEKVRLGFSSKLQKKFVNNLKFDVTFTFNRLPLQVQHRAAVLAMRRGLFSLLFPSASCHKSLFPGPFQPRWFNRKLETNEEQCKAVTHIVTGMSRPAPYLIFGPPGTGKTVTVVEAIKQVWTCFKDARILACAPSNSATDLLCQCLIKDIAPENVYRLIASSRSPREVPTDIMPCCNWDDEQSSYVYPSKESLRQYRIIITTLVTAGRLVSANFPPGFFSHVFIDECGHAVEPESLVAIAGLLAPMDQETNPNGGQLVLAGDPKQLGPVLTSPLAIQHGLGTSLLERLMLHNPLYKKSSGGYNPQFITKLLWNYRSHEAILRIPNELFYENELKVCKSDRLDIQNLFCTWEELPKKGFPIIFHGVCGEDQREAKSPSFFNTAEIEVLVHYLKKLLQSQGKGSCPSVSPQEIGIISPYRKQVEKIRKAITSLDPDLQKLPDIRQLKVGSVEEFQGQERHVILISTVRSCSTYLQFDQTFRLGFLKNPKRLNVAITRAKALLIVVGNPIVLSKDPHWHRFLSYCKAEGGYTGYPYEPESTAEDRIADNLHMLQLSA
- the MOV10 gene encoding helicase MOV-10 isoform X1 — its product is MPRFSVAEARLWGHQFVQFLQDTGREQVSLRETLRTIYNQEFRGRTDAKTPGFSCILYALKTDHQVQVRGEVVKFKVKRRVVVADQYRRPRRNAQTSMSKSASGQQLSSTPQMPPIYGKQWAELIRGKHGVDIASDYDQGNGNIRFPVVPGEPRTVTVLVHNCGTEVVTLQRFQSRQQSQELSFTDEQGAVQGQSLLLHPGATYPIQVRCLTTCNGHFNAVVFFEFTKEPDQPFSISRYIAAIAESQLAKELGPSAAFQPYEASLQRLVTVITEDGIPPDSSLKNKLEREIPLGTYQYPKSLKDTILLGPNTSASSSWAAMRLLLEAPLQAENYHQKFQLLLHLEEIQMEVDIRRYDMQDVTMVQERALLVLNVPGVAENRPSLLRGDHLFAHLSSERDHSPLIQYKGYVHSVELEKVRLGFSSKLQKKFVNNLKFDVTFTFNRLPLQVQHRAAVLAMRRGLFSLLFPSASCHKSLFPGPFQPRWFNRKLETNEEQCKAVTHIVTGMSRPAPYLIFGPPGTGKTVTVVEAIKQVWTCFKDARILACAPSNSATDLLCQCLIKDIAPENVYRLIASSRSPREVPTDIMPCCNWDDEQSSYVYPSKESLRQYRIIITTLVTAGRSEELGLSPASVAGGPRAALQPGCEDSPSGIQQGGVGRGQATGGEIPPPWENEDEGWEKKDGQVGQDAETPSFHLSSRLVSANFPPGFFSHVFIDECGHAVEPESLVAIAGLLAPMDQETNPNGGQLVLAGDPKQLGPVLTSPLAIQHGLGTSLLERLMLHNPLYKKSSGGYNPQFITKLLWNYRSHEAILRIPNELFYENELKVCKSDRLDIQNLFCTWEELPKKGFPIIFHGVCGEDQREAKSPSFFNTAEIEVLVHYLKKLLQSQGKGSCPSVSPQEIGIISPYRKQVEKIRKAITSLDPDLQKLPDIRQLKVGSVEEFQGQERHVILISTVRSCSTYLQFDQTFRLGFLKNPKRLNVAITRAKALLIVVGNPIVLSKDPHWHRFLSYCKAEGGYTGYPYEPESTAEDRIADNLHMLQLSA
- the MOV10 gene encoding helicase MOV-10 isoform X2, producing the protein MPRFSVAEARLWGHQFVQFLQDTGREQVSLRETLRTIYNQEFRGRTDAKTPGFSCILYALKTDHQVQVRGEVVKFKVKRRVVVADQYRRPRRNAQTSMSKSASGQQLSSTPQMPPIYGKQAELIRGKHGVDIASDYDQGNGNIRFPVVPGEPRTVTVLVHNCGTEVVTLQRFQSRQQSQELSFTDEQGAVQGQSLLLHPGATYPIQVRCLTTCNGHFNAVVFFEFTKEPDQPFSISRYIAAIAESQLAKELGPSAAFQPYEASLQRLVTVITEDGIPPDSSLKNKLEREIPLGTYQYPKSLKDTILLGPNTSASSSWAAMRLLLEAPLQAENYHQKFQLLLHLEEIQMEVDIRRYDMQDVTMVQERALLVLNVPGVAENRPSLLRGDHLFAHLSSERDHSPLIQYKGYVHSVELEKVRLGFSSKLQKKFVNNLKFDVTFTFNRLPLQVQHRAAVLAMRRGLFSLLFPSASCHKSLFPGPFQPRWFNRKLETNEEQCKAVTHIVTGMSRPAPYLIFGPPGTGKTVTVVEAIKQVWTCFKDARILACAPSNSATDLLCQCLIKDIAPENVYRLIASSRSPREVPTDIMPCCNWDDEQSSYVYPSKESLRQYRIIITTLVTAGRSEELGLSPASVAGGPRAALQPGCEDSPSGIQQGGVGRGQATGGEIPPPWENEDEGWEKKDGQVGQDAETPSFHLSSRLVSANFPPGFFSHVFIDECGHAVEPESLVAIAGLLAPMDQETNPNGGQLVLAGDPKQLGPVLTSPLAIQHGLGTSLLERLMLHNPLYKKSSGGYNPQFITKLLWNYRSHEAILRIPNELFYENELKVCKSDRLDIQNLFCTWEELPKKGFPIIFHGVCGEDQREAKSPSFFNTAEIEVLVHYLKKLLQSQGKGSCPSVSPQEIGIISPYRKQVEKIRKAITSLDPDLQKLPDIRQLKVGSVEEFQGQERHVILISTVRSCSTYLQFDQTFRLGFLKNPKRLNVAITRAKALLIVVGNPIVLSKDPHWHRFLSYCKAEGGYTGYPYEPESTAEDRIADNLHMLQLSA